The Agrobacterium tumefaciens genome contains the following window.
TCGTCGGGGAGTCGGGCTGCGGAAAGAGCATGACATGTTACGCAATAGCCAAGGCATTGCCGCGAGGGATTTCGCAGACGGGCGGAACTATTGAGCTGGACAGTGGACCAAAGGCTGATGGCAAGCCGGCTATTGCCATGATCTATCAGGACCCGACCAGCAGCCTCAATCCGGTTCATTCGATCGGTTATTATCTCGAGAGCAGCCTTTATCGCCATCAGGGTCTGGAGGGCAACGATGCACGGCTCGAGGCCATGCGTCTTCTCGAACGTGTCGGTATCGACCGCGCCAAAAGTCGGCTGCGATCCTATCCTCATGAGTTCTCGGGCGGTATGAACCAGCGCGTCATGATTGCCCACGCGCTCGCTGCGAAGCCTAAGCTGATGATCGCCGACGAGCCCACGACAGCGCTCGATGTCACGACGCAGGCGCAGATCCTTCATCTTCTGGAGGAACTCAGATCTGAAACAGGCATGGCGCTTTTGATCGTGTCGCACGATCTTGGCGTGATCGCCCGCCTCGCGGATCGTGCGGCGGTCATGTATTGCGGAAAGATCGTCGAAACGGCGCCGGTTGCGGAATTGTTGGAGCGTGCAGCGCATCCTTACGCTCGCGCCCTGATCGGCTGCATGCCAACGATCGATGCGGACGACCTGGAGCCGCCAGTACCAATCCCGGGTTCTGTTCCTCTTCTCGATAACCTGCCTGCCGGATGTTATTATCACCCACGCTGTCCCCGCGCGAGCGAACAATGTTCCGTGAGCTTTCCCGGGCC
Protein-coding sequences here:
- a CDS encoding ABC transporter ATP-binding protein, with the protein product MSNLLTVRDLVVQVPARDITIINGVSFSLDAGQTLGLVGESGCGKSMTCYAIAKALPRGISQTGGTIELDSGPKADGKPAIAMIYQDPTSSLNPVHSIGYYLESSLYRHQGLEGNDARLEAMRLLERVGIDRAKSRLRSYPHEFSGGMNQRVMIAHALAAKPKLMIADEPTTALDVTTQAQILHLLEELRSETGMALLIVSHDLGVIARLADRAAVMYCGKIVETAPVAELLERAAHPYARALIGCMPTIDADDLEPPVPIPGSVPLLDNLPAGCYYHPRCPRASEQCSVSFPGPVNVGAFHDAACYHPVSP